ATTGGCAAGATGCCGCATTTGTGACTGCTGCGCCAATACAAAGTCATAACCTATCTTTCTCTGGCGGAGATGAAAGATCTAGATATTCAATCTCGGCTGGTTATTTTGATCAGGACGGAATTGTTTTAGGAAGCGATTTTAAACGTATTTCTCTTCGTGCTAACTATGAAAGAAATTATTCTCAAAATTTCAAATTTGGCGTAAATGCGAATTATACCAATTCTATTTCGAATGGAGTTGGATCTAGCAGCAGCGGTGGCAGAAATCCAAATCCATTGGTTGGCGTTTTATTAACTGCTCCAGTAGTTCCTATTAAAAATGCAGATGGAACTTATAATGTAACCAACAATCCTTATACAACTTCTGTAAATGGTTACGTTTCCAATCCAATTAATGATTTGGAAAATACTACTAATGAAACCAAAATCAATAGAATCTTAACAAGTTTATTTGGTGAGTATAAAATCACTAAAAAACTAACTGCTAAAGTCGCTGTAAGCGGTGATGTTATTAATACAAAACAAAATTATTACGCCCCTGCAAATACGTCGAACGGTGCAGGAACAAAAGGTTTAGCTTCTGTTGGAGATAGAGTCGTAAGCTCTGTTTTAAATGAGAACACCTTAAACTACAACACTAATTTTGGAGAAAGTCATAAGTTTTCTGCTTTAGGTGGTTATACGCTTCAATACACCAAAGGCGAGGTTGTAAATGCGGGAGCACAGACCTTTGTAAATGATGCAAATACATACAATGCTTTACAAGATGGTGTTGCCGTAAAACCGTACAGCGATGCTTACGAAAGTGTATTAAAATCTTGGCTCGCAAGAATAAATTATTCTTATAAAGGAAAATATAATTTCACTTTATCTGGACGTGCAGATGGTTCTTCGAGATTTGGTGCTGAATCACTTTGGGGATACTTTCCTTCTGCTGGATTTTCTTGGAATATTACTGACGAAGAGTTTGCCAACAACATCAAAGGCGTAACCGAAGCTAAACTTAGAATTACTGCAGGAACAACAGGAAACCAAGAAATTGGAAATTATCTTTCTTTACCAGCAATGGGTTCTGTAAACTACTCTTTTGGAGGAACATTATACACTGGTTTAACTCCTACCCGATTGGCCAATCCAGATTTGAAATGGGAGAAAACAACTCAATATAATGTTGGATTGGATTTGTCCTTATTAGACCGAAAAATCAATTTTGTTTTTGATGTGTATTACAAAAAAACAAACGATTTATTAATCAGTGTTCCTGTTCCGTTGAGTTCAGGTTATGCAACGGTTCTTCAGAATATTGGTGGTGTTGAAAACAAAGGTTTGGAAATTGGTTTAACTACTGAAAATATTAAAACCGAAAAATTCGCATGGAATTCCAACATTGTATTTTCTGCTAACAAAAATAAAGTTACTGAAATTGGAAATGGCGTAAATGAGTTTTTTCCAGTTGTTCCAAATGGCTCTTTGTTACAGCAGCAACCCGTTATTGTAAAGGTTGGATTGCCTTTGGGAACTTTCTGGGGGTATAAAACCAACGGAATTTTCCAAACTCAGGAAGAAGTCAACACACAACCAAAAATCAACAGTTTGGCCAATACCAAAGTGGGAGACAGAAGATATGTTGATGCAAATGGCGACGGCGTAATTAATGCCTTAGACAAAGGAAATTTAGGAACTTCTCAACCAAAATTTGTCGGCAGTTTCAGCAATACCGTTTCATACAATGATTTTGATTTGAATTTCTCTTTCCAAGGTTCTTACGGCGGAAAAATCTTTAATGCTTTAAATCAGCAGTTAGAAATTTCTACTCTTGGAACTAATGCTGCAACTACTTTAAATGATCGTTGGACACCAACAAATCCAAGCAATGAAATTCCGAGAGCAACAAGTTCTCCGTTAGGAATTGTTTCTGAAAGATATGTAGAAGATGCATCTTTTTTAAGATTGAAATTAATCACACTGGGATACACTTTGCCTAAAAGCGTTTCTAAAAAACTGGGAACCAAAAGTGTGAAATTCTATGTATCAGCAGAAAATTTAATCACATGGACAAAATACACTGGTTATGATCCAGAGGTAAGTTCCTACGAACAAAACAACTTATATCCGGGAATTGATTTTGGTTCTTATCCAAACTCTAAAACATTCATCTCGGGCTTGAACGTAACTTTCTAAGTAAAAAATATATAAAATGAAAAAGATCATTATAACATTCCTTTTAAGTGCCGGATTATTGGTATCGTGCACAGAGCTGGAGGTAACACCAACCTCTTTTGTAACCGAAGACAATTACTTTATCACTCAGGATGATGCTGTTGCTAGTGTTACCGCAGTTTACGCTTCCTTAAGCCTTGATCCGGGAGAACAGAGTTTATTTGGAAGAAACCTTTATTTCTTAACCGATATGGGTTCAGATTATGCTGCCGCTGGAGTTTCTGCTACCAATCCGCAGGTAAGAGCCATGAGCGCTTTAACTCACGATGCGACAACCGACCGTGTTCAGGTAGCCTGGAGACAAATCTATGCTGGAATCAACAGAGCCAATGTTTCGATTGATAATATTCCGAAAGTAACGGGTAATGAAGTTATCAAAACACGATTAATTAATGAAGCCAAGTTTATTAGAGCATTGCTTTATTTTCAGGCAGTACGTCTTTGGGGTGGTGTGCCGATTGTTTTGCACGAAGCGACTTCTATACAATTGGGCAGTCTTAAAACAAACAGAGCAACTGTAGAAGAAGTTTATACGCAAATCATCACAGATTTAACTGATGCTGAAGCTTTACCAATAACCTATACAACAGCGGATGCCGGCCGCGCCACTTCTGGAGCAGCGAAAGCTATTTTAGCAAAAGTGTATCTAACGAGAAAAGACTGGCCAAATGCAATTGCAAAATCGAGAGAAGTAATTAACGGCGGTTATGGATATGCTTTGTTTGAAGATTTTCAAGATATTTTCACTAAAACTAAAAAGAACGGAAAAGAACATATTTTCTCTGTTCAGTTCGAGCCAAATCAAGCAGGA
This portion of the Flavobacterium panacagri genome encodes:
- a CDS encoding RagB/SusD family nutrient uptake outer membrane protein, giving the protein MKKIIITFLLSAGLLVSCTELEVTPTSFVTEDNYFITQDDAVASVTAVYASLSLDPGEQSLFGRNLYFLTDMGSDYAAAGVSATNPQVRAMSALTHDATTDRVQVAWRQIYAGINRANVSIDNIPKVTGNEVIKTRLINEAKFIRALLYFQAVRLWGGVPIVLHEATSIQLGSLKTNRATVEEVYTQIITDLTDAEALPITYTTADAGRATSGAAKAILAKVYLTRKDWPNAIAKSREVINGGYGYALFEDFQDIFTKTKKNGKEHIFSVQFEPNQAGNGSSGSTFQATSFTGFTATEPADIISDVALFYDIYAPGDKRRDVSYAKQLLNPTTGTLYTFPKPIFKKYLDLTNLATPANVSINFPVIRYADILLSLAEAINEQSGPTAETYELINQIRRRAFGKAITTPDATVDLSGLNQTTFRAAIQEERKKEFVQEGQRWFDLVRWGTLVTEVKKVTAKNSVSERNNLYPIPQSERNINPDGLPQNPGY
- a CDS encoding SusC/RagA family TonB-linked outer membrane protein produces the protein MKKKLNIYIPLFLLLITTGIYAQNTTPLIQSKLDGTVVDAITNQPIIGASVTIKGTTHGVVTDAEGKFYFQTGQKFPYTLIVSYIGYKKLEIIVEKNPVIINLKEERQELDELVVVGYGTQKRKDITGSVASVPKANLSQVTSSADNLLRGAISGVVVTQSSGRPGASSSVRIRGGNSITAGNEPLYVVDGILIYNDNSNSSAGVSFAGASVNVLSTINPADIESIEVLKDASATAIYGSRGANGVVIITTKKGTKGQDNISYQGYFGFQNISKKLRIMNASEWASLRNDVQASIGQAPSFTAAQIEAFKTSGSYDWQDAAFVTAAPIQSHNLSFSGGDERSRYSISAGYFDQDGIVLGSDFKRISLRANYERNYSQNFKFGVNANYTNSISNGVGSSSSGGRNPNPLVGVLLTAPVVPIKNADGTYNVTNNPYTTSVNGYVSNPINDLENTTNETKINRILTSLFGEYKITKKLTAKVAVSGDVINTKQNYYAPANTSNGAGTKGLASVGDRVVSSVLNENTLNYNTNFGESHKFSALGGYTLQYTKGEVVNAGAQTFVNDANTYNALQDGVAVKPYSDAYESVLKSWLARINYSYKGKYNFTLSGRADGSSRFGAESLWGYFPSAGFSWNITDEEFANNIKGVTEAKLRITAGTTGNQEIGNYLSLPAMGSVNYSFGGTLYTGLTPTRLANPDLKWEKTTQYNVGLDLSLLDRKINFVFDVYYKKTNDLLISVPVPLSSGYATVLQNIGGVENKGLEIGLTTENIKTEKFAWNSNIVFSANKNKVTEIGNGVNEFFPVVPNGSLLQQQPVIVKVGLPLGTFWGYKTNGIFQTQEEVNTQPKINSLANTKVGDRRYVDANGDGVINALDKGNLGTSQPKFVGSFSNTVSYNDFDLNFSFQGSYGGKIFNALNQQLEISTLGTNAATTLNDRWTPTNPSNEIPRATSSPLGIVSERYVEDASFLRLKLITLGYTLPKSVSKKLGTKSVKFYVSAENLITWTKYTGYDPEVSSYEQNNLYPGIDFGSYPNSKTFISGLNVTF